GGCCAGCGGGTGGGTCTGGGGGATGAGGGCCGGGTGGACGCGCACGTCCACCGCCTCGCCGAGGTCCCGGCCTACGGCCAGCAGCTTGACCACGTAGCCCAGCTCGCGTGCGTAGGCGATGTCGCGCGGGGCCACTTCCTGGATCCCCTCGCGGAAGACGTCGGCGTCGGTCAGGGCGGCGTCGAAGGCCAGCGAGGCCAGGATGGCCAGCTTGGCGGCGGCGTCGTGCCCGCCGACGTCCTCGCTGGCGTCCGCTTCGGCAAACCCGCGTCGCTGCGCCTCGGCCAGGGCGTCGGCGAACGACCACCCGTCCCGGGTCATGCGGGTCAGGACGAAGTTGGTGGTGCCGTTGAGGATACCCTCGACGACGCGCACCCGGTCGGCGGCCAGGGTCTCGCGCAGCGGCTTCACGATGGGGATGGCCCCGCCCACCGCCCCCTCGAAGGCCAGCGGCGCCTGCGTCGCCGCGGCGGCCGCGAAGACCTCCGCCCCGTGGGTGGCCAGCAGGCGCTTGTTGGCGGTCACCACCGCCTTGCCCCGGCGCAGCGCCTCCAGGACCAGCGTGCGCGCCGGCTCCAGCCCGCCCATCACCTCCACCACCACCTCCACCTGCGGGTCACCGACTACGGCAGCGGCGTCGGGGGCGAGCAGGTGGGCCGGGAGGGGGTGCGGGCGCGGCCGCGCGGGGTCCAGGACGGCGATACGCCTGACGGTGGGACGCCACCCGGTGCGCCGGGCGATGCGCTCCGCCCCTTCCTCGAGGAGGCGGTAGACCTGTGCGCCCACCGCACCGAACCCCAGGAGGCCGACGCCCACCTCCACGCCGGGTGCACCACGCTCGGGCTTGCCAGCATCGACCAGAGGACGAACCATAATTGGAGGAATGCGCCGTGCGTTCGGGCCTTCCTGCTTCGGCAGGCAGGACTCCGGGCGCCCGGCCTCCAACCTGTGCTTCCAACCAGGGCGGTCCGGTGCGGACGACACAGCTCCAGGACCCGCATCGACCGCCGCCAGCGGAGGGGAACCTGTGAGCGACGAGCGTCCCGTCCACCTACGCATCCCCGGCCCGACCCCGCTGCCGCCCGAGGTCCGCCATGCGGCGTCCGGGCAGATGATCAACCACCGCGGCCCGGAGTTCCGCGCGCTGCTGGCCGAGGTGACGGCCGGGCTGCAGGAGGTGCTGGCCACCCGGCACGACGTGATCCTGCTCACCGCCTCGGGCACCGGCGGCCTGGAGGCCGCGGTGGTGAACACGCTCTCGCCGGGCGACCGGGTGCTGGCCGTGTCGGTCGGCTACTTCGGCGAGCGCTTCGCCGCCATCGCCCAGGCCTACGGGGCCGAGGTGATGCCGCTGGCCTTCCCCTGGGGTGCGGCGGCCGACCCCGACCGCGTCCGGCAGGCCTTGCGCGCCGATCCGGCCATCCGGGCGGTGCTGGTCACGCACAACGAGACCAGCACCGGGGTGACCAACGACCTGGCCGCGCTGGCCGCGGTGGTGAAGGAGGAGGGGCGCCTGCTGCTGGTAGACGCCATCAGCTCGGCGGCCTGTCTGGAGCTGCGCACCGACGCCTGGGGGCTGGACGTGGTCGTCTCCGGATCCCAGAAGGGGTGGCTGGCCCCGCCAGGGCTAGCCATCGTGGCGGTCTCCCCCGCGGCGTGGGAGGCGCAGGCGCGGGCCCGCATGCCGCGCTTCTACTTCGACCTGCGCCGCGCCCGCGACGCCGCGCAGGAGGGGAGCACCCCCTGGACGCCGGCCCTCTCGGTGTGCTTCGCCCTGCGCGAGGGGCTGCGCCGGCTGCGGGCGGAAGGGGTCGAGGCGGTGTGGGCGCGCCACCGGCGCGTGGGGCGCTCCACCCGCGAGGGAGTGCAACGGCTGGGCCTGCGCCTGGTCCCGCACGACGAGCGCACCGCCTCGGACACCGTCACGGCCTTCTGGCTCCCCGACGGGGCGGACGCCAAGGCCGTCCTGCAGCGGTTGCGCACCGACCACGGCGTGGTGCTGGCCGGCGGGCCCGGCCAGCTGGCGGGGCGGATCCTGCGCATCGGCCACCTGGGCGCGGTCAGCGAGGGCGACATCACCCCGGTGCTCGATGGCCTGCGCGCCGTCCTGGCGCCCCACGTCCCCGCCGTGCGCTGATGGCTGCGCCCGAGCGGCGCCCGCCGGTGGCCGCGCCTGCAGGGCTCCCGCCGATGACTGCCTCCGGGGGACCGGCGCCGACGGCTTCGCCCGGCCAGCCCCCCTCGACGACCCCGTCCGGGGACCGCCCCCGCGTCCTCGTCACCGAGCCGATCGACCCGGCGGGCCTGGCGCTGCTGCGCCAGGTCGCCGACGTGGACCTGCGCACCGACCTCTCGCCCGACGCCCTCCTGGACGCCGTGCGGGCCTGCGACGCGTTGATCGTCCGCAGCGAGACGCCGGTGACCGCGGCCGTCATCGAGGCCGCGCCCCGTCTGCAGGTGATTGGCCGCGCCGGGGTGGGGGTCGACAACATCGACCTGGACGCGGCCACGCGGCGGGCGGTGGTCGTGGTGAACGCCCCCCGCGCCAGCACCGTGGCCGCCGCGGAGCACACGCTGGCACTCCTGCTGGCCCTGGTGCGCCACATCCCGCAGGCCGACGCCTCGGTGCGGGCGGGCCGGTGGGAGCGCAGCCGCTTCGTCGGCGTGGAGGTGCGCGACAAGGTCCTCGGCATCGTCGGCCTGGGGCAGATCGGCCAGGAGGTGGCCCGCCGGGCCCGCGGGCTGGCCATGCACGTCATCGCCCACGACCCCTACCTCCCGGCGGAAGTGGCGGCACGCCTGGGGGTGCCCCTGGTGCCGCTCGACGAGCTGCTGGCGCGCAGCGACGTGGTGACGCTGCACGTCCCCCTCACCGAGGCGACGCGCGGGATGCTCGGGCGCGAGGCCATCGCCCGGATGAAGCCCGGGGCCCGGCTCATCAACGCCGCCCGCGGCGGGCTGGTGGACGAGGAGGCGCTGCTGGACGCGCTCGACCGCGGCCACCTGGCCGGCGCCGCGCTCGACGTCTTCACCCAGGAGCCGCCGCGCAACCCGCGCCTGACCGCCCACCCGCGCGTGGTCCTGACCCCGCACCTGGGCGCCTCCACGGCGGAGGCGCAGGCGGCGGTGGCGG
This DNA window, taken from Armatimonadota bacterium, encodes the following:
- the serA gene encoding phosphoglycerate dehydrogenase; translation: MTASGGPAPTASPGQPPSTTPSGDRPRVLVTEPIDPAGLALLRQVADVDLRTDLSPDALLDAVRACDALIVRSETPVTAAVIEAAPRLQVIGRAGVGVDNIDLDAATRRAVVVVNAPRASTVAAAEHTLALLLALVRHIPQADASVRAGRWERSRFVGVEVRDKVLGIVGLGQIGQEVARRARGLAMHVIAHDPYLPAEVAARLGVPLVPLDELLARSDVVTLHVPLTEATRGMLGREAIARMKPGARLINAARGGLVDEEALLDALDRGHLAGAALDVFTQEPPRNPRLTAHPRVVLTPHLGASTAEAQAAVAVDVARQVVAVLQGGLAEHAVNAPIVPPEAAAALAPFADLADRLGRFLGGVHGGRLGRVRLVYGGELAELPTAPLQAAVLRGLLGPITEERVNLANAPLVARRWGLEIVEERRPDERDPWPALLGVEVAAEDQRRAVAGTVIRGEPHVVRVDEYWVDLLPRGYLLVCHNDDRPGMIGKVGTMLGNADVNIASMQVGRDRPRGRAIMVLGLDDPVPPDLLAELLTIPGIFDARLVALPP
- a CDS encoding alanine--glyoxylate aminotransferase family protein, which produces MSDERPVHLRIPGPTPLPPEVRHAASGQMINHRGPEFRALLAEVTAGLQEVLATRHDVILLTASGTGGLEAAVVNTLSPGDRVLAVSVGYFGERFAAIAQAYGAEVMPLAFPWGAAADPDRVRQALRADPAIRAVLVTHNETSTGVTNDLAALAAVVKEEGRLLLVDAISSAACLELRTDAWGLDVVVSGSQKGWLAPPGLAIVAVSPAAWEAQARARMPRFYFDLRRARDAAQEGSTPWTPALSVCFALREGLRRLRAEGVEAVWARHRRVGRSTREGVQRLGLRLVPHDERTASDTVTAFWLPDGADAKAVLQRLRTDHGVVLAGGPGQLAGRILRIGHLGAVSEGDITPVLDGLRAVLAPHVPAVR
- a CDS encoding homoserine dehydrogenase, whose translation is MEVGVGLLGFGAVGAQVYRLLEEGAERIARRTGWRPTVRRIAVLDPARPRPHPLPAHLLAPDAAAVVGDPQVEVVVEVMGGLEPARTLVLEALRRGKAVVTANKRLLATHGAEVFAAAAATQAPLAFEGAVGGAIPIVKPLRETLAADRVRVVEGILNGTTNFVLTRMTRDGWSFADALAEAQRRGFAEADASEDVGGHDAAAKLAILASLAFDAALTDADVFREGIQEVAPRDIAYARELGYVVKLLAVGRDLGEAVDVRVHPALIPQTHPLATVEEERNAILVVGERAGPLVLSGPGAGGAATAAVVVGDILDAAGRRRRGSGEAEPALRPAGAPARRPVWPVEDLVIPYYFGLQVTDRPGVFARVAAVFGEEEVSIASIVQKSRGAVADVVLLTHEAREAAVRRVVARLRAMDVVKSVDSVIRVVE